One Denticeps clupeoides chromosome 12, fDenClu1.1, whole genome shotgun sequence genomic window carries:
- the LOC114801243 gene encoding actin-related protein 2/3 complex subunit 4-like has translation MTATLRPYLNAVRATLQAALCLENFSSQVVERHNKPEVEVRSSKELLLQPVVISRNEKEKVLIEGSINSVRVSIAVKQADEIEKILCHKFMRFMMMRAENFFILRRKPVDGYDISFLITNFHTEQMYKHKLVDFVIHFMEEIDKEISEMKLSVNARARIVAEEFLKNF, from the exons ATG ACAGCCACTCTGCGGCCCTACCTGAACGCGGTGCGGGCGACCCTGCAGGCGGCCCTGTGTCTTGAGAACTTCTCCTCCCAAGTGGTCGAGCGCCACAACAAGCCGGAGGTGGAGGTCAG GAGCAGTaaagagctgctgctgcagccggTGGTGATCAGTCGTAATGAGAAGGAGAAGGTCCTGATCGAGGGCTCCATCAATTCAGTGCGAGTCAGCATCGCCGTCAAGCAG GCAGATGAGATCGAGAAGATCCTGTGCCATAAGTTCATGCGCTTCATGATGATGAGAGCTGAAAACTTCTTCATCTTGAGGAGGAAGCCGGTTGAT GGTTACGACATCAGCTTCCTCATCACCAACTTCCACACAGAGCAGATGTACAAGCACAAGCTGGTGGACTTTGTCATTCACTTCATGGAGGAGATCGACAAAGAGATCAGTGAGATGAAGTTGTCGGTGAATGCCCGAGCTCGTATCGTCGCGGAGGAGTTCCTGAAAAAT TTCTGA
- the tada3l gene encoding transcriptional adapter 3 isoform X2 produces MTELKDCPPLKYYDFKPVEHVKVCPRYTAVLGRSEDDGIGIEELDTLQLELETLLSSANRRLRALEEQRQILTDWQDKKGDKRFPKPKDSDLSVTSRHSRPKKQKLDGKGSHGAGPGPGRPKSKNLQPKVPEYGEDPQELPRNPKNDAPNRFWASVEPYCADITNEEIQVLEELLKAPDDEAEYHKIPALGKHYSQRWAQEDLLEEQREGARANDKKKSMMGPLSELDAKDVDALLKKSEAQHEPPEDGCPFGPLTQRLLQALVEENIISPMEDSPIPDIPGKDDGAGTSPRSQGKAFSVPHTRSLEARIKEELVSQGLLDSEERQGGAGESEDEVLAELQKRQAELKALSGHNRARKQELLRWAREEMRKQELRRRVRVADLEVMEVFRRIMAARQKKRTPTKKEKDQAWKALKERESILKLLDG; encoded by the exons ATGACTGAGTTGAAGGACTGCCCGCCACTCAAGTACTACGACTTCAAGCCCGTGGAgcatgtgaaggtgtgtccgcGCTACACGGCCGTCCTCGGCCGGTCGGAGGACGATGGGATCGGGATCGAGGAGCTGGACACCCtgcagctggagctggagacgCTGCTGTCCTCCGCGAACCGGCGTCTCCGAGCTCTGGAGGAGCAGAGGCAG ATTCTCACGGACTGGCAGGACAAGAAGGGGGACAAGAGGTTCCCCAAGCCGAAGGACTCGGACCTGTCCGTCACGTCGCGACATTCAAGGCCCAAGAAGCAGAAGCTGGATGGGAAGGGCAGCCACGGGGCCGGACCTGGACCTGGCCGGCCCAAATCCAAAAACCTGCAGCCCAAAGTCCCAGAGTACGGCGAGGACCCACAGGAGCTCCCACGCAACCCCAAAAACGACGCTCCCAACAG atttTGGGCCTCAGTAGAGCCATACTGTGCTGACATCACAAACGAAGAGATTCAGGTTCTCGAGGAACTCCTCAAAGCCCCAGATGATGAGGCTGAATATCATAAG atccctGCCTTGGGGAAGCATTATTCTCAGCGCTGGGCGCAGGAGGACCTGCTGGAGGAACAGAGGGAAGGAGCCAGGGCCAACGACAAGAAGAAGAGCATGATGGGACCCCTTTCAGAGCTGGACGCCAAGG ATGTGGATGCCCTGCTCAAAAAGTCGGAGGCCCAGCACGAACCTCCAGAAGATGGCTGTCCCTTTGGCCCTCTGACCCAACGCCTGTTACAAGCACTGGTTGAG GAGAACATCATATCGCCCATGGAAGATTCCCCCATTCCGGACATTCCAGGGAAGGATGATGGGGCCGGCACGTCGCCGCGCAGTCAGGGCAAGGCTTTCAG tgttccacaCACTCGGTCCCTGGAAGCGAGGATTAAAGAGGAACTGGTGTCACAGGGTCTCCTGGACTCTGAAGAGCGCCAGGGGGGCGCTGGTGAGTCTGAAGACGAGGTGCTTGCAGAGTTGCAGAAGAGGCAAGCGGAACTGAAGGCCCTGAGCGGCCATAACCGCGCCCGCAAACAAGAGCTTCTCCG GTGGGCTCGAGAGGAGATGCGCAAACAGGAGCTTCGACGGAGAGTTCGGGTGGCAGATCTCGAAGTGATGGAGGTCTTCCGGCGCATCATGGCTGCCAGGCAGAAGAAACGCACGCCCACAAAGAAGGAGAAGGACCAGGCCTGGAAGGCCCTGAAGGAGCGTGAGAGCATTCTGAAGCTGCTGGATGGATGA
- the LOC114800447 gene encoding LOW QUALITY PROTEIN: dolichyl-diphosphooligosaccharide--protein glycosyltransferase subunit 1-like (The sequence of the model RefSeq protein was modified relative to this genomic sequence to represent the inferred CDS: deleted 3 bases in 2 codons): protein MLRLSVPAYVALLGGFLACAAAAGGGLVNEEVKRTVDLTTHLAKITAEILLANEGDAAAHSFTVGLEAELAPHLAYIGAALKGEEEEEDGTLELTETNVKGQSGKFFKVELPSALAPGGKLQVKVETVLTHVLKPFPTHITQAERQLVVFQGNHYLYSPYLTRIQSSRVRLASKNVETYTKLGNPSKNDEMIEYGPFRDVAPFTQDVMKIHYENNTPFLTISSITRTIEVSHWGNIAVEETIDLRHTGADLKGPFSRYDYQRQSDSGISSIKSFKTILPASAQDVYYRDEIGNISTSHLQVLEDSVEVEVRPRFPLFGGWKTHYLIGYNLPSYEYLYALGDQYALKMRLLDHVYDDQVIDLLTVKIVLPEGARNVHMDTPYNIDRDPDQLHYTYLDTFGRPVIVATKRNLVEQHIQDMVVHYTFNKILMLQEPLLVVGAFYILFFTVIIYVRNGLPITKDPAAEVRMKVASITEQVLTLVNKRLGLYRHMDEVVNRYKQSRDSGALNSGRKALETSHRALTNDINSLQVRLKAEGSDLAEKVAELQKLDGQVKDLACRSCQEAERLVVGKVKKEAYIENEKGLTGRRLELVSRIDGLLDAL, encoded by the exons ATGCTGCGTCTGTCCGTCCCCGCGTACGTCGCGCTGCTCGGCGGCTTCCTCGCCTGCGCGGCGGCGGCCGGCGGCGGCCTGGTGAACGAGGAGGTGAAGCGCACGGTGGACCTGACCACGCACCTGGCCAAGATCACGGCGGAGATCCTGCTGGCCAACGAGGGGGACGCGGCGGCGCACAGCTTCACCGTGGGCCTGGAGGCCGAGCTGGCGCCGCACCTGGCCTACATCGGCGCGGCC CTGAAaggtgaagaggaggaagaagatggcACGCTGGAGCTCACAGAGAcaaatgtcaaaggtcaaag TGGGAAGTTCTTCAAGGTGGAGCTGCCATCCGCCCTGGCGCCGGGCGGGAAGCTGCAGGTGAAGGTGGAGACCGTGCTGACCCACGTGCTGAAGCCGTTCCCCACCCACATCACGCAGGCCGAGAGGCAGCTGGTGGTGTTCCAGGGCAACCATTACCTCTACTCTCCGTACCTCACCCGCATCCAGAGCAGCCGCGTCCGGCTGGCGTCCAAGAACGTGGAGACCTACACCAAGCTGGGCAACCCCAGCAAGAACGACGAGATGATCGAGTACGGACCATTCCGCGACGTGGCTCCCTTCACCCAG GACGTGATGAAGATCCACTACGAGAACAACACGCCCTTCCTGACCATCAGCAGCATCACGCGCACCATCGAGGTGTCCCACTGGGGCAACATCGCCGTGGAGGAGACCATCGACCTGCGGCACACCGGCGCCGACCTGAAGGGTCCCTTCTCACGCTACGACTACCAGAGGCAGTCGGACAGCGGCATCTCCTCCATCAAATCCTTCAAG ACCATCCTGCCCGCCTCGGCCCAGGACGTGTACTACCGCGACGAGATCGGCAACATCTCCACCTCGCACCTGCAGGTCCTGGAGGACTccgtggaggtggaggtgcggCCGCGCTTCCCCCTGTTCGGGGGCTGGAAGACCCACTACCTGATCGGCTACAACCTGCCCAGCTACGAGTACCTCTACGCTCTGG GCGACCAGTACGCCCTGAAGATGAGGCTGCTGGACCACGTCTACGATGACCAGGTTATCGACCTCCTGACGGTGAAGATCGTCCTGCCGGAGGGCGCGAG GAACGTTCACATGGACACGCCGTACAACATCGACCGCGATCCTGATCAGCTGCACTACACCTATCTGGACACGTTT GGTCGTCCAGTGATTGTGGCCACCAAAAGGAACCTGGTGGAGCAGCACATCCAGGACATGGTG GTCCATTACACCTTCAATAAAATCCTGATGCTGCAGGAGCCCCTGCTGGTGGTTGGAGCTTTCTACATCCTCTTCTTCACAGTCATCATCTACGTACGCAATGGACTT CCCATCACCAAG GACCCGGCGGCGGAGGTGCGGATGAAGGTGGCCTCCATCACGGAGCAGGTGCTGACCCTGGTCAACAAGCGGCTGGGTCTGTACCGCCACATGGACGAGGTGGTGAACCGCTACAAGCAGTCCCGCGACTCCGGCGCCCTCAACAGCGGCCGCAAGGCCCTGGAGACCAGCCACCGCGCCCTGACCAACGACATCAACTCCCTGCAGGTCCGGCTGAAGGCTGAGGGCTCCGACCTGGCTGAGAAG GTGGCGGAGCTGCAGAAGCTGGACGGCCAGGTGAAGGACCTGGCGTGCCGGTCCTGCCAGGAGGCGGAGCGCTTGGTGGTAGGGAAGGTGAAGAAGGAGGCGTACATCGAGAACGAGAAGGGCCTGACCGGCAGGAGGCTGGAGCTGGTGTCGCGCATCGACGGCCTGCTGGACGCCTTGTAA
- the tada3l gene encoding transcriptional adapter 3 isoform X1 — MSAPRPSSDGIGGNGCPFSEKLCCPARFSRPRDTMTELKDCPPLKYYDFKPVEHVKVCPRYTAVLGRSEDDGIGIEELDTLQLELETLLSSANRRLRALEEQRQILTDWQDKKGDKRFPKPKDSDLSVTSRHSRPKKQKLDGKGSHGAGPGPGRPKSKNLQPKVPEYGEDPQELPRNPKNDAPNRFWASVEPYCADITNEEIQVLEELLKAPDDEAEYHKIPALGKHYSQRWAQEDLLEEQREGARANDKKKSMMGPLSELDAKDVDALLKKSEAQHEPPEDGCPFGPLTQRLLQALVEENIISPMEDSPIPDIPGKDDGAGTSPRSQGKAFSVPHTRSLEARIKEELVSQGLLDSEERQGGAGESEDEVLAELQKRQAELKALSGHNRARKQELLRWAREEMRKQELRRRVRVADLEVMEVFRRIMAARQKKRTPTKKEKDQAWKALKERESILKLLDG, encoded by the exons ATGTCCGCCCCCCGCCCATCCTCAGATGGTATCGGCGGTAATGGATGCCCCTTCTCTGAG AAACTCTGCTGTCCAGCCCGGTTCAGCAGGCCGAGGGACACCATGACTGAGTTGAAGGACTGCCCGCCACTCAAGTACTACGACTTCAAGCCCGTGGAgcatgtgaaggtgtgtccgcGCTACACGGCCGTCCTCGGCCGGTCGGAGGACGATGGGATCGGGATCGAGGAGCTGGACACCCtgcagctggagctggagacgCTGCTGTCCTCCGCGAACCGGCGTCTCCGAGCTCTGGAGGAGCAGAGGCAG ATTCTCACGGACTGGCAGGACAAGAAGGGGGACAAGAGGTTCCCCAAGCCGAAGGACTCGGACCTGTCCGTCACGTCGCGACATTCAAGGCCCAAGAAGCAGAAGCTGGATGGGAAGGGCAGCCACGGGGCCGGACCTGGACCTGGCCGGCCCAAATCCAAAAACCTGCAGCCCAAAGTCCCAGAGTACGGCGAGGACCCACAGGAGCTCCCACGCAACCCCAAAAACGACGCTCCCAACAG atttTGGGCCTCAGTAGAGCCATACTGTGCTGACATCACAAACGAAGAGATTCAGGTTCTCGAGGAACTCCTCAAAGCCCCAGATGATGAGGCTGAATATCATAAG atccctGCCTTGGGGAAGCATTATTCTCAGCGCTGGGCGCAGGAGGACCTGCTGGAGGAACAGAGGGAAGGAGCCAGGGCCAACGACAAGAAGAAGAGCATGATGGGACCCCTTTCAGAGCTGGACGCCAAGG ATGTGGATGCCCTGCTCAAAAAGTCGGAGGCCCAGCACGAACCTCCAGAAGATGGCTGTCCCTTTGGCCCTCTGACCCAACGCCTGTTACAAGCACTGGTTGAG GAGAACATCATATCGCCCATGGAAGATTCCCCCATTCCGGACATTCCAGGGAAGGATGATGGGGCCGGCACGTCGCCGCGCAGTCAGGGCAAGGCTTTCAG tgttccacaCACTCGGTCCCTGGAAGCGAGGATTAAAGAGGAACTGGTGTCACAGGGTCTCCTGGACTCTGAAGAGCGCCAGGGGGGCGCTGGTGAGTCTGAAGACGAGGTGCTTGCAGAGTTGCAGAAGAGGCAAGCGGAACTGAAGGCCCTGAGCGGCCATAACCGCGCCCGCAAACAAGAGCTTCTCCG GTGGGCTCGAGAGGAGATGCGCAAACAGGAGCTTCGACGGAGAGTTCGGGTGGCAGATCTCGAAGTGATGGAGGTCTTCCGGCGCATCATGGCTGCCAGGCAGAAGAAACGCACGCCCACAAAGAAGGAGAAGGACCAGGCCTGGAAGGCCCTGAAGGAGCGTGAGAGCATTCTGAAGCTGCTGGATGGATGA